From one Lycium ferocissimum isolate CSIRO_LF1 chromosome 7, AGI_CSIRO_Lferr_CH_V1, whole genome shotgun sequence genomic stretch:
- the LOC132062320 gene encoding uncharacterized protein LOC132062320, translating to MDLEIKMRKRKKVVDGRPRIKWGSLTIIGALEMREKLRAMGAWESSGEATDMWDRTASYIKKAAREVFGELEDKSMDKKLYQLAKERERRACDLDQVKCIKDEDGRVLVEDTLIRQRWQSYFHKLLNNEGDRNIVLGDLEYSERCRDFGYCRSIKIEEVKDVVRRMSRGRATGLDEIPGEF from the exons ATGGACTTGGAGATCAAGAtgaggaagagaaagaaggtcGTGGATGGCAGGCCTAGGATCAAATGGGGGAGTTTGACCATAATAGGTGCCCTGGAGATGAGAGAGAAGTTGAGGGCTATGGGAGCTTGGGAGAGTAGTGGGGAGGCGACCGACATGTGGGATAGGACGGCCAGTTACATTAAGAAAGCAGCTAGAGAGGTCTTTGGGG AACTAGAGGACAAAAGCATGGATAAGAAGTTGTATCAACTAGCCAAGGAGAGGGAGAGGAGAGCGTGTGACTTAGATCAGGTaaagtgcatcaaggacgaggatgGAAGGGTATTGGTGGAGGACACTCTCATTAGACAGAGATGGCAGTCGTACTTCCATAAACTCTTGAACAACGAAGGGGACAGaaacattgtgttgggagatttagagTACTCCGAGAGGTGTCgtgattttggatattgtaggagtataaagaTTGAGGAAGTTAAGGATGTTGTTCGTAGGATGAGTAGGGGAAGAGCGACAGGGCTCGACGAGATTCCTGGGGAATTTTGA
- the LOC132062318 gene encoding uncharacterized protein LOC132062318 — translation MAMQLVKYRRTLQKYKYQVVFLRLMYNNNPIPRLGNRIKLLRLGSYSRTGVRVGGVRWVKGVSSLRVWSWNIGTLSGKSIELVKILKKRRINIACVQKTKWVGSRAKDVDEYKLWFLGRSRDRNGCLREKRRFWEDLDEMVRDIPPTEKLSIGGVFNGHIGSISRGYDDVHGGCGFGDRNGGGVALLDFAKAFRLVVANSSFPKKEEHLVTFCSSVSKTQIDFLLFRKGDRGLCKGCKVIRVRPNDQR, via the exons ATGGCGATGCAATTGGTAAAATACAGGAGAACTCTGCAAAAGTACAAGTATCAGGTGGTGTTCTTAAGACTCATGtacaacaacaatccaattcCAAGGCTAGGAAACAGGATCAAATTGCTAAG ACTAGGGTCATATTCTCGGACGGGGGTGAGGGTTGGAGGGGTTAGGTGGGTTAAGGGAGTTTCTAGTTTGCGAGTATGGTCTTGGAATATTGGGACTTTATCGGGGAAGTCCATCGAactagttaagattcttaagaagaggaggattaatatagcttgtgTCCAGAAGACTAAATGGGTAGGATCCAGGGCTAAAGATGTGGACGAGTATAAGTTATGGTTCTTAGGTAGGTCGAGGGATAGGAATGGG TGCTTACGCGAGAAGAGACGtttttgggaggatttggacGAGATGGTGAGAGATATACCGCCCACTGAGAAGCTATCCATAGGAGGAGTTTTCAATGGACACATCGGGTCAATTTCGAGGGGATATGACGATGTGCATGGAGGTTGTGGTTTCGGGGATAGGAACGGAGGAGGAGTTGCACTGTTGGATTTCGCAAAAGCCTTTAGGCTGGTGGTAGCCAATTCGAGTTTCCCGAAAAAGGAggagcacttggtaacctttTGTAGTTCCGTGTCTAAGACACAAATAGACTTTTTACTCTTTAGGAAGGGCGATAGAGGTCTCTGTAAAGGCTGCAAGGTGATTAGAGTGAGGCCTAACGACCAAAGATAA